Proteins encoded within one genomic window of Halodesulfurarchaeum formicicum:
- a CDS encoding glycosyltransferase family 4 protein has product MEQLGILYYVSSFPKLSESFILNEITELHHRGHNIAVFAQNDPGENITHEEYEDIDVPIYYVDASYTDFPQLLSKKSAQMALGHATDGLFKHFSPKRIGHNLLLGKQSAEFIESLDFDIDIVTAHFASPSRIGAMLAARYYGIPCTVTAHAYEIFSSPIVPQIKYICDSMDHVVVPSEYNRNYLREEIGIANDITVVPATTQVEKFEPTALTVENRLLTVARLVEKKGYPYGIEAVNKLIEQGYDVEYHIVGTGDRKDRLQQQVKEYGIEGHVEFLGHVSDERLQKELSEAAVFVLPCVIAEDGDRDAMPVVLKEAMASETACVSTTVSAIPELITDAHNGLLVPEKEPNELASAIQELLDNPEKRKAIATNGRETVHNKFDISKSVDTLVEVFQSLQN; this is encoded by the coding sequence ATGGAACAATTAGGAATTCTGTACTACGTTAGTTCGTTTCCGAAGCTCTCTGAGAGTTTCATACTAAATGAAATCACCGAACTTCACCACCGGGGGCATAATATCGCAGTCTTTGCCCAAAACGACCCAGGAGAAAATATTACGCATGAGGAATACGAAGACATTGACGTTCCGATTTACTATGTGGATGCCTCGTATACTGATTTCCCCCAATTACTCTCTAAGAAATCCGCTCAAATGGCACTAGGCCATGCAACAGACGGGCTTTTCAAGCATTTCTCACCAAAGCGAATTGGCCACAACTTACTCTTAGGCAAGCAAAGTGCTGAGTTCATCGAATCACTTGATTTCGACATTGATATCGTTACTGCTCACTTTGCGAGTCCCTCCAGAATTGGTGCGATGCTCGCTGCACGCTATTACGGTATTCCATGTACGGTTACCGCCCATGCATACGAAATATTCTCTTCTCCGATTGTTCCTCAGATAAAGTATATCTGCGATAGTATGGATCACGTGGTTGTCCCATCTGAATACAATCGGAACTATCTTCGCGAAGAGATCGGGATTGCAAACGATATAACGGTTGTTCCAGCGACGACACAGGTTGAGAAGTTCGAACCGACAGCCCTTACCGTTGAGAACCGACTGTTAACTGTTGCTCGGTTGGTTGAAAAGAAAGGCTATCCGTATGGTATTGAGGCCGTGAATAAGCTCATTGAACAAGGGTACGATGTCGAATATCACATCGTTGGAACTGGTGATAGGAAAGACCGCTTACAGCAACAGGTGAAAGAGTACGGCATTGAAGGTCACGTCGAGTTCTTGGGTCACGTCTCCGATGAACGACTCCAGAAAGAACTGAGTGAAGCCGCTGTCTTTGTATTGCCTTGCGTTATTGCTGAGGACGGCGATCGAGATGCAATGCCGGTCGTTCTCAAGGAAGCGATGGCGTCAGAAACCGCGTGCGTCTCGACAACCGTCTCTGCGATTCCGGAACTCATTACTGACGCCCATAACGGGTTGTTGGTTCCAGAGAAAGAACCTAATGAGTTAGCGTCTGCAATCCAAGAACTCCTTGATAATCCGGAAAAACGGAAAGCCATAGCAACGAATGGGCGAGAAACCGTCCATAATAAGTTTGATATTTCTAAGTCTGTAGATACATTAGTCGAGGTATTTCAGTCCTTGCAGAACTGA
- the aglF gene encoding UTP--glucose-1-phosphate uridylyltransferase AglF: MQAVVLAAGKGTRLRPLTDDKPKAMVDVDGQPLVAHVFDRLVELDASELIVIVGYQKEDIISHFGDEYRDTPITYAHQREQNGLAHALLTAEEHIDDDFMLMLGDNIFQANLEDVINRQRENRTDAAFLVEEVPSEEASRYGVCDTNGYGEIVNVIEKPADPPSNLVMTGFYTFTPAIFHACHLVQPSDRGEYELSDAIDLLIESGRTIDAIRMDGWRIDVGYPEDRDKAEERLQEERQDATGEIA, from the coding sequence ATGCAAGCAGTCGTTCTCGCCGCCGGCAAGGGCACCCGCCTTCGCCCCCTCACCGACGACAAACCAAAGGCCATGGTGGATGTCGACGGCCAACCACTCGTCGCCCACGTCTTCGACCGCCTCGTCGAACTCGATGCCTCCGAATTAATAGTAATCGTCGGCTACCAGAAGGAGGATATCATCAGCCACTTCGGCGACGAGTACCGCGACACGCCAATCACCTACGCCCACCAGCGCGAACAGAACGGCCTCGCGCATGCCCTCCTCACCGCCGAGGAACACATCGACGATGACTTCATGCTCATGCTCGGGGACAACATCTTCCAGGCCAACCTCGAGGACGTGATCAACAGACAACGAGAGAACCGCACCGACGCGGCCTTCCTGGTCGAGGAAGTCCCCTCCGAGGAGGCCTCCCGCTATGGCGTCTGTGATACCAATGGCTACGGCGAGATCGTTAACGTGATCGAGAAACCCGCGGACCCGCCCTCGAACCTCGTGATGACCGGCTTCTACACCTTCACGCCCGCGATCTTCCACGCCTGCCATCTCGTCCAGCCCTCCGACCGCGGCGAATACGAACTGAGCGACGCTATTGACTTGCTGATCGAATCCGGCCGTACCATCGACGCGATTCGCATGGACGGCTGGCGTATCGACGTGGGCTATCCCGAGGACCGCGATAAAGCCGAAGAACGGCTGCAGGAAGAACGCCAGGACGCGACGGGGGAGATCGCTTGA
- a CDS encoding DUF5615 family PIN-like protein: MDFLLDEHITRVFERVLRERGHAVVQAKDEFGEQTTDSELLRWCGETETVLVTNNAKDFIELHEPIEHAGLLVVFDQRLPDSDPEGLARTVDVVLQQYGAGGLADEIVDLDHWYSWLQS, translated from the coding sequence ATGGACTTCCTCCTCGACGAACACATCACGCGGGTCTTCGAACGGGTGTTACGTGAACGGGGACACGCCGTGGTGCAAGCGAAGGACGAATTTGGTGAGCAGACGACCGATTCCGAGCTCCTTCGGTGGTGTGGCGAGACCGAGACGGTGCTCGTGACGAACAACGCGAAGGACTTCATCGAACTTCACGAACCCATCGAGCACGCTGGACTCCTGGTCGTCTTCGATCAACGACTTCCCGACAGCGACCCCGAGGGGCTCGCCCGGACGGTCGACGTGGTACTCCAGCAGTACGGAGCGGGCGGTCTCGCAGACGAAATCGTCGACCTGGATCACTGGTACAGCTGGCTGCAATCCTGA
- a CDS encoding DUF433 domain-containing protein, giving the protein MPIRSDDDILGGEPRLAGTRIGVRHVAEMVVDGNTSPAHVADQLDVSLSDVYEALAYYYAHSTEIREFERANETARNRVREQTLHPKDAA; this is encoded by the coding sequence ATGCCCATTCGGTCGGACGACGACATACTCGGTGGTGAACCGCGACTCGCTGGCACGCGGATCGGAGTCCGGCACGTCGCCGAGATGGTGGTCGACGGGAACACCTCGCCAGCCCACGTCGCAGACCAACTGGACGTTTCGCTGTCCGACGTTTACGAGGCCCTCGCCTACTACTACGCACACAGCACGGAGATCCGCGAGTTCGAACGAGCGAACGAAACCGCTCGAAATCGAGTCCGTGAGCAGACCCTGCACCCAAAAGACGCGGCCTGA
- the mntA gene encoding type VII toxin-antitoxin system MntA family adenylyltransferase antitoxin encodes MNDETGSEQSREAVLEDLRDVLADHPVSFALVFGSTARGTATGESDLDVAVEFRDVRPGDDGYSDTYLRTHVAVAEAISGDVDVVDVHSMSPEFASIAFGEGTVVVGSESRRDELEAELAREPSLKRARERVTGAARRLREGG; translated from the coding sequence ATGAACGACGAAACCGGGAGCGAACAGTCTCGGGAGGCCGTACTTGAGGACCTTCGAGACGTCCTCGCAGATCATCCGGTTTCGTTCGCGCTGGTGTTCGGATCGACAGCCCGTGGAACGGCGACGGGCGAAAGCGACCTCGACGTAGCCGTCGAATTTCGGGACGTTCGACCGGGTGACGACGGGTACAGTGACACATACCTCAGGACGCACGTCGCCGTCGCCGAGGCCATCTCCGGCGACGTGGACGTCGTCGACGTCCACTCCATGTCGCCGGAGTTCGCCAGTATCGCGTTCGGCGAAGGGACGGTCGTCGTCGGTTCCGAATCGCGTCGCGACGAGCTGGAAGCCGAACTGGCACGAGAACCGTCGCTAAAGCGTGCTCGCGAACGCGTGACAGGCGCGGCACGGCGACTCCGAGAAGGGGGTTGA
- a CDS encoding RNA-guided endonuclease InsQ/TnpB family protein codes for MDDAPRRTVPIKLDVPEERRGDLQQTKTQFLHCANRTSEWAWRYDDYCVTSKNKAENALYDELREETNLTANLVQKGIRRAIEAVDAGVEKLKDGEKTSQPDFDSWSVVYDKRSASFNDDHATLSTPNGRVTAEYVLPPEDEREDTPFGRYYESEAWDASSATLQYDDQDDTFYLHVTLKNPDYTVDASGRQEAGHDDDGAENGVVLGVDLNVTGTFAVTSTGEFIGSADYLTHKRNQYEQRRAKLQQAGTRSAHLTIQSIGSRFSDWSLDWLHNRANDLIAEAQDADVDGIIFENLDHIREKIANGSKFQQWAYAKFVELVEYKVESTALFVDTVNPAYTSQRCSHCGFTHVDNREDKAFECQSCGYEVNADYNAAKNIANRYCGYIHRGQKSRGGWATSQLALKSGTLNVNGDYTPAELLG; via the coding sequence ATGGACGACGCCCCACGGCGCACCGTGCCCATCAAACTCGATGTGCCCGAAGAGCGTCGTGGCGACCTCCAACAAACCAAAACCCAATTTCTGCACTGCGCCAACCGAACGAGTGAGTGGGCGTGGCGCTACGATGACTACTGTGTCACCAGTAAGAACAAAGCTGAAAACGCCCTATACGACGAATTGCGCGAAGAAACCAACCTCACCGCCAACCTCGTCCAGAAAGGCATCCGCCGCGCAATCGAAGCCGTCGATGCAGGCGTTGAGAAACTCAAGGACGGCGAGAAGACCAGTCAACCCGATTTCGACTCGTGGAGCGTCGTCTACGACAAACGCTCCGCTTCGTTCAACGATGACCACGCCACGCTCTCCACGCCAAACGGCAGAGTCACCGCTGAATACGTCCTCCCACCTGAGGACGAACGCGAAGATACCCCGTTCGGAAGGTACTACGAGAGTGAAGCGTGGGATGCCTCCAGCGCCACGCTCCAGTACGACGATCAGGACGACACGTTCTACCTGCACGTCACGCTGAAGAACCCCGACTACACGGTTGACGCAAGCGGACGCCAAGAAGCTGGTCACGATGATGATGGTGCCGAGAACGGAGTGGTTCTCGGTGTTGACCTGAACGTGACTGGCACGTTCGCCGTCACCTCAACGGGCGAGTTCATCGGGAGTGCGGACTACCTCACCCACAAGCGCAACCAATACGAACAACGCCGCGCCAAACTGCAACAGGCTGGCACTCGTTCCGCGCACCTCACCATCCAGTCCATCGGTAGCCGCTTTTCGGATTGGTCGCTGGACTGGTTGCACAACCGCGCCAACGACCTCATCGCGGAAGCCCAAGACGCGGATGTAGATGGCATCATTTTTGAGAACCTTGACCATATCCGTGAGAAAATCGCTAATGGGTCGAAGTTCCAGCAGTGGGCTTACGCGAAGTTCGTGGAACTCGTGGAGTACAAGGTTGAATCCACGGCGCTGTTCGTGGACACGGTGAATCCCGCGTACACGAGTCAGCGGTGTTCGCACTGTGGGTTTACCCACGTGGACAATCGTGAGGACAAGGCGTTCGAGTGCCAATCATGTGGGTATGAGGTGAACGCGGATTACAACGCGGCGAAGAACATCGCCAACCGATACTGCGGGTATATCCATCGCGGGCAGAAGTCTCGCGGTGGATGGGCCACCAGTCAACTGGCCCTCAAGTCAGGGACGTTGAACGTGAATGGTGACTACACACCTGCCGAATTACTCGGTTAG
- a CDS encoding PIN domain-containing protein, which translates to MRPFLDTNILVAAVTDDTDRSSVAVTVLNRADEPYTSILCLMELRSVLSKKKGFERDRVDRIEARIASRTTVTFPDASDIIAANDLQSETLLYPMDALVLAAADASETELVSFDTELVEHGALTPSVYLAE; encoded by the coding sequence ATGAGACCGTTTCTCGACACGAATATTCTCGTCGCAGCCGTTACCGACGACACCGACCGTTCGTCGGTTGCAGTAACTGTTCTCAATCGTGCGGATGAGCCATATACCTCAATACTCTGTTTGATGGAGCTTCGCAGTGTACTCTCGAAAAAGAAGGGGTTCGAGCGAGACCGCGTCGACAGGATCGAGGCACGGATCGCGTCACGCACGACCGTCACGTTCCCGGATGCGTCGGACATCATCGCGGCGAATGACCTGCAGTCGGAAACACTCCTGTACCCGATGGACGCACTCGTTCTCGCTGCTGCAGACGCGTCTGAAACCGAACTCGTTTCGTTCGATACCGAGTTGGTCGAGCATGGCGCTCTGACTCCGAGTGTGTATCTGGCCGAGTAA
- a CDS encoding PIN domain-containing protein — MPRALLDTTVLFAAAYRRDDAHEVALPILQGIDDGSLPEAVVLDYVLAETLNGLLTHAGHESAVDLLDRLEENARFHVDSLATDALATGKALFRRHEPLSFVDANIVAYMQTEGLGYLYAFDDDFDAADGVYRLDRATDPYEPN; from the coding sequence ATGCCTCGAGCACTCCTCGACACGACGGTTCTCTTCGCGGCGGCCTACCGCCGTGATGATGCCCACGAGGTGGCATTGCCGATACTCCAGGGCATCGACGACGGCTCGTTACCGGAGGCGGTGGTGCTGGATTACGTGCTCGCGGAAACGCTCAACGGCCTCCTCACGCACGCCGGGCACGAGTCGGCCGTCGATCTGCTGGACCGGCTCGAGGAGAACGCTCGATTCCACGTCGATTCGCTCGCCACGGACGCCCTCGCCACCGGAAAGGCACTGTTCCGTCGACACGAGCCACTCTCCTTCGTCGACGCCAACATCGTCGCCTACATGCAGACCGAGGGATTGGGCTACCTCTACGCCTTCGACGACGATTTCGATGCGGCCGATGGTGTGTATCGACTCGATAGGGCGACGGACCCCTACGAACCGAACTAA
- a CDS encoding AbrB/MazE/SpoVT family DNA-binding domain-containing protein — MSSDRVDAESKVSGNQANIPARIRQELDIDDGDHLRWRLEADGTVRVQVVQQRAGTFAGFEGYDGTASTDVTSEHDDWGVHVE; from the coding sequence ATGAGCAGCGACAGGGTCGACGCCGAGAGTAAAGTGTCGGGGAACCAGGCGAACATCCCCGCACGGATTCGCCAAGAACTCGACATCGACGACGGAGATCACCTTCGCTGGCGGCTCGAAGCGGACGGGACGGTACGCGTCCAGGTCGTCCAGCAACGGGCCGGAACGTTCGCCGGCTTCGAGGGCTACGACGGAACGGCGTCGACGGACGTGACCAGCGAGCACGACGACTGGGGCGTCCACGTCGAGTGA
- a CDS encoding PIN domain-containing protein: MAHYFFDTSALAKRYAQEPGTDVVDDLVERDDDTIQLTSLPVVVLGGSLLFVASVMEH, encoded by the coding sequence ATGGCGCACTACTTTTTCGATACCTCTGCACTCGCGAAACGATATGCCCAGGAACCAGGGACGGATGTCGTCGACGACCTCGTCGAACGCGACGACGACACGATCCAACTCACCTCATTACCCGTCGTCGTACTCGGGGGATCTCTTCTGTTCGTAGCTAGTGTGATGGAACACTAG
- a CDS encoding DUF7342 family protein, giving the protein MDEDEPHTDRGYLTRQTTGEDRVRMVALQLSEPRTVNWIADEAGWSHEPTKRVLERLVDDGIVRRDESGTHTTYYPDYRRQAMQEAMRLRDSGHTVEELTDRLADMKAQIREWEDEFDVESPNQLRGTLTDDTLDVDEEDRRREIAREWAHLDRRIHIVGFVIREWDFLAPTTDPAEASG; this is encoded by the coding sequence ATGGATGAGGACGAACCGCATACAGATCGAGGATATCTAACACGCCAAACGACGGGAGAAGATCGCGTTCGGATGGTCGCACTGCAGCTTTCAGAGCCGCGAACGGTCAACTGGATCGCCGACGAAGCGGGATGGTCCCACGAGCCGACCAAGCGTGTCCTCGAACGACTCGTCGACGACGGGATCGTCCGACGTGACGAATCCGGGACGCACACGACGTATTATCCCGACTATCGCCGTCAGGCGATGCAAGAGGCAATGCGTCTCCGGGACAGCGGTCACACCGTCGAGGAACTAACAGACCGACTCGCGGATATGAAGGCACAGATCCGTGAGTGGGAAGACGAATTCGACGTCGAGTCGCCGAACCAGCTCCGCGGAACGCTTACAGACGACACACTCGACGTCGACGAGGAGGATCGGCGTCGTGAAATCGCTCGGGAGTGGGCGCATCTCGATCGGCGCATCCACATCGTCGGGTTCGTTATTCGTGAATGGGACTTCCTCGCTCCTACGACGGACCCCGCCGAGGCAAGCGGGTAA
- the aglM gene encoding UDP-glucose 6-dehydrogenase AglM, with protein MKLSIVGSGYVGTTIAGCFADLGHEVVNVDIDEEIVETINAGESPIHEPGLEELIATHAGETLSATTDYEAIHETDVTFLALPTPSNEDGSIDTGYIEAAAQSVGEVLAEKETPHLVVVKSTVIPGTTEELVANAIESTAGKRAGEDFHVAMNPEFLREGSAVTDFLEPHKIVLGTQDASARETLEAVYDPLREQAPGDPPVFATGIREAEMIKYANNAFLASKISLINDIGNICKEFDVDAYEVAEAIGLDDRISEQFLRSGVGWGGSCFPKDVDAIIAAATQAGYEPPMLEAAREVNDHQPTRMLELLDGHVDSTDKRVAVLGLAFKPGTDDTRNSRAIPIIQGLLDRDATVVAYDPVATANMQTHFPDIEYADSAARALEDASAALVVTDWDEFAALDTEFESMAEPVVIDGRRIIERREGIVYEGLTW; from the coding sequence ATGAAACTCAGTATCGTCGGTTCGGGTTACGTGGGAACCACGATTGCGGGCTGTTTCGCCGATCTGGGCCACGAGGTCGTCAACGTGGACATCGACGAGGAAATCGTCGAGACGATCAACGCCGGCGAGTCCCCGATCCACGAACCCGGCCTCGAGGAACTAATCGCAACCCACGCCGGGGAGACACTCAGTGCCACGACCGATTACGAGGCTATCCACGAAACTGATGTCACGTTCCTCGCACTCCCCACCCCCTCCAACGAGGACGGCAGCATCGACACGGGTTACATCGAGGCCGCCGCTCAGTCGGTGGGCGAGGTCCTCGCCGAGAAAGAAACCCCACACCTCGTCGTCGTGAAGAGTACTGTCATCCCCGGAACGACCGAGGAGTTGGTCGCCAACGCCATCGAATCCACCGCCGGAAAGCGTGCCGGCGAGGACTTCCATGTCGCGATGAACCCCGAATTCCTCCGTGAGGGCTCTGCGGTCACTGACTTCCTCGAACCGCACAAGATCGTCTTGGGCACCCAGGACGCGTCGGCTCGCGAAACACTCGAAGCCGTGTACGACCCGCTCCGCGAGCAAGCCCCAGGCGATCCACCGGTCTTCGCCACGGGAATTCGCGAGGCCGAGATGATCAAGTACGCGAACAACGCCTTCCTCGCGAGCAAGATCAGTCTCATCAACGACATCGGGAACATCTGCAAGGAGTTCGACGTGGACGCCTACGAGGTGGCCGAGGCGATCGGCCTGGACGATCGCATCAGCGAGCAGTTCCTCCGCAGCGGGGTCGGCTGGGGCGGCAGTTGCTTCCCGAAAGACGTGGATGCCATCATCGCCGCCGCGACACAGGCCGGCTACGAGCCACCGATGCTCGAAGCCGCCCGGGAGGTCAATGACCACCAGCCGACACGCATGCTCGAACTGCTGGACGGACACGTCGACAGCACAGACAAACGAGTCGCCGTGCTCGGCCTGGCGTTCAAACCCGGGACGGACGACACGCGGAACTCCCGAGCGATCCCGATCATCCAGGGCCTGCTGGACCGCGATGCAACCGTGGTCGCTTACGACCCCGTCGCGACCGCGAACATGCAGACTCACTTCCCCGATATCGAGTACGCCGATTCAGCCGCCAGGGCCCTCGAAGATGCCTCCGCGGCGCTGGTCGTTACCGACTGGGACGAGTTCGCCGCCCTCGACACGGAGTTCGAGTCGATGGCCGAGCCAGTTGTCATCGACGGTCGCCGAATCATCGAGCGTCGCGAGGGTATCGTGTACGAAGGCCTCACCTGGTAG
- a CDS encoding ABC transporter ATP-binding protein — translation MTAADELSWVEKIAALRRVAAYRPKFTFGLVLFGGLAAVLEGVGLGFIYPILEVAQTEGPVEGGGPVLETFLAFYDFIGLPFTLGYLIVGVALVMIVRYTFSFLVAWLRAILAKHYEKSLRTRAFEGALGARISYFDEEGSDDVLNAIITETRYSGRVIRDGVRTMEYVFLVAVYMGVMLYITPTMTGLAIVLLGGITVLLRFVIEPAVTVGNRVAQANEEVQEAVQAGTQGVRDVKLFGLSEEVFSSFRESIEQYADSSVDLTRNKAAIQNYYQLAAALTIFVLIYVGFTYSGLSLGELGIFLIAMFQLAPRVSTLNSFFYNLEGNISHLVRTQEFLDRLNENEEPDGDKPVESVDEIEFEDVHFAYEADEPVLQGISFEVERGEFVAFVGQSGAGKSTIVSLLARMYDPDAGEIRADGTPIEEYDIDQWRERIAVVRQQPYIFNDTLEANVTIGNRDATREEVKEVCEIAKVDEFLNELPRGYDSQLGDDGVRLSGGQRQRVALARALLKDADFLVLDEATSDLDSNLERQVQRSIESMDRDYGMIAIAHRLSTVQNADRIHTVDAGEIIESGTHRELLDADGEYAELYAIQSKE, via the coding sequence ATGACTGCTGCAGATGAGCTCTCGTGGGTGGAAAAGATCGCGGCCCTCCGTCGGGTGGCCGCCTATCGCCCAAAATTCACGTTCGGTCTCGTTCTCTTTGGCGGCCTGGCTGCAGTCCTCGAGGGCGTCGGCCTGGGGTTTATCTATCCCATCCTGGAAGTCGCCCAGACCGAGGGCCCAGTTGAGGGTGGCGGCCCGGTACTCGAAACCTTCCTCGCCTTCTATGACTTCATCGGCCTGCCGTTCACGCTGGGCTATCTGATCGTCGGCGTCGCACTCGTGATGATCGTCCGGTACACCTTCTCTTTCCTGGTGGCCTGGTTGCGAGCGATCCTCGCGAAACACTACGAGAAGTCACTTCGCACGCGTGCCTTCGAGGGTGCACTCGGGGCCCGAATCAGCTACTTCGACGAGGAGGGTTCGGATGACGTCCTCAACGCTATCATCACCGAGACCCGCTATTCCGGCCGGGTCATCCGTGATGGGGTCCGGACGATGGAGTACGTCTTCCTGGTCGCCGTCTACATGGGGGTCATGCTCTACATCACGCCGACGATGACTGGCCTGGCGATCGTCCTCCTGGGCGGGATTACCGTCCTTTTGCGCTTCGTCATCGAACCGGCTGTCACAGTGGGCAATCGGGTCGCCCAGGCCAACGAAGAAGTCCAGGAGGCCGTCCAGGCCGGCACCCAGGGCGTGCGGGATGTCAAACTCTTCGGCCTCTCCGAGGAGGTCTTTTCCTCCTTTCGCGAGTCGATCGAGCAGTACGCCGATTCGAGTGTCGATCTTACCCGGAACAAAGCTGCGATCCAGAACTACTACCAGCTCGCCGCCGCGCTGACGATTTTCGTCCTCATCTACGTCGGGTTTACTTACTCCGGGCTCTCCCTTGGCGAACTCGGGATCTTCCTCATCGCGATGTTCCAGCTCGCCCCGCGAGTGAGCACGCTCAATAGCTTCTTCTACAATCTGGAGGGCAATATCTCCCATCTCGTCCGCACCCAGGAGTTCCTCGACCGGCTCAACGAAAACGAGGAGCCGGACGGGGACAAACCAGTCGAGTCCGTCGACGAAATCGAGTTCGAGGACGTTCACTTCGCCTACGAGGCAGACGAACCAGTCCTGCAGGGCATCTCCTTCGAGGTTGAGCGCGGCGAGTTCGTGGCCTTCGTGGGCCAGTCCGGTGCTGGCAAGTCCACCATCGTCTCGCTTTTGGCCCGGATGTACGACCCCGACGCGGGCGAGATTCGTGCTGACGGCACCCCGATCGAGGAGTACGACATCGATCAGTGGCGCGAACGCATCGCCGTGGTGCGCCAGCAGCCATACATCTTCAACGACACCCTCGAAGCCAACGTCACGATCGGCAATCGGGACGCGACTCGCGAGGAAGTAAAAGAAGTCTGTGAGATCGCCAAGGTGGACGAATTCCTGAACGAACTCCCGCGGGGGTATGACTCCCAACTGGGTGACGACGGCGTTCGGCTCTCCGGCGGCCAGCGCCAACGGGTCGCCCTCGCCAGGGCCCTCCTGAAAGACGCGGATTTCCTCGTGCTCGATGAGGCCACCAGCGACCTTGATTCCAATCTCGAACGACAGGTCCAGCGCTCGATCGAGTCGATGGACCGGGATTACGGGATGATCGCGATCGCCCACCGCCTTTCGACGGTGCAAAACGCCGATCGGATTCACACTGTCGACGCCGGCGAGATTATCGAGTCCGGCACCCACCGGGAGTTACTCGATGCGGATGGGGAGTACGCAGAACTGTACGCGATTCAGTCAAAAGAGTAA
- a CDS encoding type II toxin-antitoxin system VapC family toxin gives MIYADTDFFIALVKDDDWLQSRAAEIAREYEGEIYTSRSTLLELLVISDRFEFDRLAALSYALDIAHVEEDESVLFRAADYMDQHGLTAFDAYHVAYADSDPIVSSDKQIEAVTDRRIAIESGAED, from the coding sequence ATGATTTATGCGGACACAGACTTTTTCATCGCACTGGTCAAAGACGACGACTGGCTCCAATCGCGGGCCGCGGAGATCGCCCGTGAATACGAGGGCGAAATATACACGTCCCGCAGTACGCTCCTCGAACTACTCGTCATCTCGGACCGATTCGAGTTCGATCGACTGGCAGCTCTCAGCTACGCTCTGGATATCGCTCACGTCGAAGAAGACGAATCGGTGCTCTTCCGGGCGGCCGATTACATGGACCAGCATGGGCTCACTGCCTTCGACGCCTATCACGTCGCCTATGCCGATTCCGATCCGATCGTCTCCTCGGACAAACAGATCGAAGCGGTCACTGACCGGCGGATCGCGATCGAATCCGGAGCAGAGGACTGA
- a CDS encoding AbrB/MazE/SpoVT family DNA-binding domain-containing protein encodes MSGTAKTDDRGRIVIPREVREKHGDRYRIVELDDRVELIPLRSDPIEGLQDAVGDAFEGKTIAEIKAEARQAAREAALSEDTT; translated from the coding sequence ATGAGTGGAACAGCAAAGACGGACGATCGTGGGCGGATCGTCATCCCCCGTGAGGTACGGGAGAAACACGGCGACCGCTACCGCATCGTCGAACTCGACGATCGCGTGGAACTCATTCCCCTCCGATCCGACCCGATCGAGGGGCTTCAGGACGCGGTCGGGGACGCGTTCGAGGGGAAGACGATCGCAGAAATCAAAGCCGAGGCCCGGCAGGCCGCTCGTGAAGCGGCCCTCTCCGAGGACACGACATGA